In Nocardia terpenica, the genomic window GGACGTGCCGAACGCGACGGTCATGGTGATCGTCGACGCCGACCGGTTCGGCGTGAGCCAGCTGCATCAGCTGCGCGGCCGCGTCGGCCGCGGTAAACATCCCGGGCTGTGCCTGCTCGTCACCGAATCCTCGCCGATGGGTACCGCGATGGCCCGGCTCGAGGCGGTCGCCGGGACGCTGGACGGCTTCGAGCTGTCGGTGCTGGACCTGCGGCAGCGCCGCGAGGGCGACGTGCTCGGCGCGGCGCAGTCCGGCACCGCGCGCAGCCTGCGCCTGCTGTCGCTGCTCGACGATCTCGAGGTGATCACCACCGCGCAGCAACTCGCCCGCGAGGTCGTCGCCGCCGACCCGGGGCTGCGCAAGCATCCGGGCCTGGCCACGATGATGCGTGCCGCGGTGGACGGCGAGCGGCTGGAGTATCTCGCCAAGTCGTGAGCCGCGTGACGGTCGTCGCTAACGGCTGGAAATCGGTTGCCGGGGGGTGAGATGCTGCCGGTGAGCAATACCGATCGGCAGCATGGTGGAAGGGGCGGCGATGGTCGCGATCGATTTCGGGTGGGCACGCAAACCCGCGCTGCCGTGGGGGTTTTCGCGATCGGCGGCCCGGCAGCGGGTGGGCGGGGTGCCGCCGACGGTGCTGGTGCTGGCGGGCATCGTCAGCGTTCAGGTCGGGGCGGCGGTGGCCAAGCAGCTGTTCGCCGCGACCGGCCCGGCGGGCGCGGTGAGCCTGCGCCTGTTCTTCGCGGGCGTCGTGCTGCTGGTGTGCTGGCGGTCGTCGCTGCGGATCGAGCGCCGCGCGCTGCCCGTGGTGCTGGCCTACGGCGCCATTCTCGCGGTCATGAATCTCGCCTTCTACGAGGCGATCGACCGCATCCCGCTGGGCATGGCCGTCACCCTGGAGTTCCTGGGGCCGCTGGTCGTCGCGCTCGCGCATTCGCGGCGCTGGATCGATCCGGTGTGGGCGGTGCTCGCGGGCGGCGGCGTGCTGCTGCTCACCCATGCCGACGGTCCCGTGCTGTGGACCGGTGTGCTGTTCGCCCTCGCCGCGGGCGCGTGCTGGGGCAGCTACATCCTGGTGGGCGCCAAACTGGGCGAAAGGACCAGCGGCGGAGGCGGTCTGGCGATCGCCATGGCCTTCGGCGGGCTGCTGTCGGCCCCGATGGGCATTCTCGGCGCGGGCGCCTCGCTGCTGCAGCCGTCGGTGCTGCTCGCCGGATTCGGGGTGGCCCTGCTGTCGTCGGTGGTGCCGTACTCGGTGGAGCTCGAGGCGCTGCGCCGGATTCCGCCGCGGGTGTTCGGCGTGCTCATGAGCCTCGAGCCCGCGGTGGCCGCGCTCGCCGGGCTCGTCGTCCTCGGGCAGCTCATGAATTTCGCGCAGTGGGCCGGAATCGCCTGCGTGGTGGCGGCTTCCGCGGGGGCCACCCGGACCGGGCGGTAGCTCAGCGGGTGGCCCGCGGATAGGGCAGATCGACGGAGGTGTTCTCGCCGACGGCCAGCGGGCGGCCGATCTGCGGGAAGGCGCGCTGCGGGCACGCGGAGCGCTCGCACACCTTGCAGCCCGCGCCGATCGGCACCGCCGCCGCCGGCTCGTCGAGCTGCAATCCCTTCGAATACACCAGGCGGTCGGCGTATTCGATGTCGCAACCCAGGCCGACCGCGAATTCCTTGGTGGCCGTGCCGAATCCGTGCGGCCCGGGACCGGTGGTGCGGGCCGTCCACAGGTAGCGGCGGCCGTCGGGCATGGCGGCCACCTGGGTGAGGATGCGGCCCGGATGGGCGAACGCGTCGTGCACCACCCACAGCGGGCAGCTTCCGCCGACCCGGGAGAAGTGGAACGCGGTGGCGGACTGGCGCTTGGAGATGTTCCCGGCCCGGTCGGTGCGCACGAAGAAGAACGGCACCCCGCGCTGCCCCTGCCGTTGCAGCGTGCTCAACCGGTGGCACACCGTCTCGAAGCCGACCTCGAACCGCAGCCCGAGCAGATCGATGTCGTAGTGCAGTTCCTCGGCCGAGCGCAGGAACTTCCCGTACGGCAGGATCAGCGCTCCCGCGAAGTAGTTGGCCAGCCCGACCCGCGCCAGCGCCCGCGATTCCCCGGTGAGCGAGGGGGTTTCGGCCAGCACCTCGTCGAGCATCTTGCCGTAGAGCAGGAAGGCCAGCGTGGTGGAGATCTGGAAGGCGCGCTGGCCGGGGCGCAGCCGCCGCGCCAGCGTGAGGACGCGGGTCTCGGGTTCGAAGTGCCGCTTGGGAATCGACGGGTCGGCGCCGTCGCCGCGCACCAGCACCGTCACCCCCGCCCTCTCCTCGGCGACCCGGGCCAGCTGCCGGTCCAGCGATCCGATCGACAGGCCGCACTCCTCGAACAGGCGCTCGGCGGCCAGGTCCAGCTGGGCGATGTGGTTGTGGTGGTCGTAGAAGAAGTCGCGCACGTCCTCGTACGGCATCGGCACGCCGGGCGCGCCCGTGGGCGTCGCGACCTTGGACGACAACAGATCCAGCTGATCGGTGGCCGCGCGCAGCCGCCGGTGCATGGCGACGATGGTCCGGGCGACCTCCGGCAGGCGGCTGGCCAGATCCTCGACCTCGGCGGCGGGTGGCGGGGTGCCGCCGGCGGCCTCCACCAGCACCTCGTGCAGGTCCGACACCAGGCGCGCGTCCGAGTCGGCGGCGAAGAACTGCACGTCCAGGTCGAAGGTGGAGTTCAGCTTCAGCAGCACCGGAACCGTGAGCGGCCGCTGGTCGCGCTCGAGCTGATTGAGGTAGCTCGGGGACAGCTCGAGCGATTTGGCCAGCGCGGCCTGGGTCATCCGCCGTTCCTCGCGCAACCGCCGTAGTCGGGCACCCGCATACATCTTGCGCACGGTGCGATGCTACCCAATAATCTTCGCAAACATTGCAATTTCAATGGTTGTCGCCGACAAAAATCCGTTACTGCAAGGTATTTTCGCGTCCGTTCGTCGCTGCGTAGCGTGCGAAGTAGGCGATCAGTCGGTTTCGTCGGAGTCGCGGATGACCGCCTGCGCGACAATGACATTCGTTCCGTCGAAGGTCACCGCCGGGGATCCGTACAGCCGGTACCCGCTGTCGAGGATCGTGCTGACCCGCTCGCAGAAGGCGGCGTCGTCGGGGCCGGTGATGACCCGGTAGCGGGGCGGTTGGGCATCGGTCATACCGCCAGCATAGGGCGGTGATCGACAACGGGCGAGGTCCCGCCCGGCACCCGGGCGGGACCTCGCGCCGTCAGCGCACGGCCTGCGCGGCCGCGACCATATTGCGCAGCGACTGCTCCACCTCGGCCGGGCCGCGGGTCTTCAGGCCGCAGTCCGGGTTGACCCAGAGGCGCTCGGCCGGAACGGCTTTCAGCGCCGCCCGGAGCGAGGCGGTGATCTCCTCCACGCTCGGCACCCGGGGCGAGTGGATGTCGTACACGCCCGGCCCGACGCCCAGGTGGAAGCCGACGGCATTGAGGTCGTCGAGCACCTCCATGCGCGAGCGGGCCGCCTCGATCGAGGTGACGTCGGCGTCCAGGGCCGCGATCGCGCCGATGACCTCGCCGAACTCCGAGTAGCACAGGTGGGTGTGGATCTGGGTGGCATCGGAGACGCCGCTGGTGGCCAGCCGGAAGGCCGCCACCGCCCAGTCCAGGTACGCCTGCTTGGCCTCGGCGCGCAGCGGCAGCAGCTCCCGCAGCGCCGGCTCGTCGACCTGGACGACGCGGATGCCCGCGCCCTGCAGATCGACGGTCTCGTCCCGAATCGCCAGCGCCACTTGGCGAGCCGTCTCGGCCAGCGGCTGGTCGTCGCGCACGAACGACCACGCCAGAATGGTCACCGGGCCGGTCAGCATGCCCTTGACCGGCTTGTCGGTCAGCGACTGCGCGTAGCCGATCCACTCCACCGTCATCGGCTCGCGCCGCACCACGTCACCGAACAGGATCGGCGGGCGCACGCACCGGGTGCCGTAGGACTGCACCCAGCCGTTGGCGGTGGCGGCGAAGCCGTCGAGCTGCTCGGCGAAGTACTGCACCATGTCGTTGCGCTCGGGCTCGCCGTGCACCAGCACGTCCAGGCCCAGCTTCTCCTGCAGCGCAACGACATCGGCGATCTCGGCGCGCATCCGCTCGTGGTACTGCTCCGCGGTCAGCTCGCCCTTGCGCAGCGCGGCGCGGGCCAGCCGGATCGCCCCGGTCTGCGGGTAGGAGCCGATCGTGGTGGTCGGCAGCAGCGGCAGGCGCAGCCGATCCCGTTGCAGCGCACGGCGTTCGTCGGCGGGGGCGCGGTGGATCGCCTCCGGGCCCAGCGAGTCCAGCCGGGCGCGCACGGCGTCGTTGCGCAGCCGCGCGTCGGTGCGGCGGCTCCGCGCGGCCGCACGGGCCGCGGCCAGCTCGTCGGCGATGGCGTCGGTGCCGTCCCGCAGCGCGGTCGCCAGCGCCCGCACCTCGGCGACCTTCTCCGCGCCGAACGCCAGCCACGAGCGCAGCACCGGGTCCAGATCCGGCTCCGCGTCCAGCGAATACGGCACGTGCAGCAGCGAACTCGAGCTGGACACCGCCAGCGCGCCCGCGCTGCCCAGCAGGGTGCCCAGGGTGGTCAGCGCCCCGTCCAGATCGGTGCGCCACACGTTGCGGCCGTCCACCACCCCGGCCACCAGCAGCTTGCCGCTCAGCGCGGGCACCGACGCGACGTCGGAAACCGTTGTCCCGGAGGTGAAGTCGACCGCGACGCCGTCCACCGAGGTGGAGGCGAGCGCGGCCAGCGCCGGGCCGGGGTCACCGAAGTACGTCGCCACCAACAGCTTCGGGCGATCCGGCGCGGCCGTCAGATCGGCATAGGTCTCCAGCAGCAGCGAGAGCTCGGCCTCGGTCAGATCGGTGACCACCGCCGGTTCGTCGATCTGCACCCACTGCGCGCCCGCGGCGGCCAACTGCCGCAACAGGTCCCGGTACAGCGGCAGCAGCTCGGGCAGCCGGTTCAAGGGTGCGACGCCGTCGACGCCCTTGGCCAGCTTCAGGAAGGTCAGCGGGCCGATCACCACCGGCCGGGCCGCGACACCCAGCTCCTGCGCCTCGGTCAGCTCCACCAGCAGCTTGTCCGGGTGCAGCGTGAACACGGTGTCCGGGCCGATCTCGGGCACCAGGTAGTGGTAGTTGGTGTCGAACCACTTGGTCATCTCCAGCGGTTCGATCGACTGCGCGCCGCGGGCGGCGGCGAAGTACCGGTCCAGCGGGTCGGCGATACCCGCCACGCGCGGCGGCAGCGCGCCGAACAGCACTGCGGTGTCGAGCATCTGGTCGTAGTGGGAGAAGGTACCGACCGGGATCGAGTCCAGCCCGGCCGCCGCCAGCGCGGTCAGCTGGTCGCGGCGCAGGGTGCGTCCGACGGCGCGCAGTTCGGCGGCGTCGATGCGACCGGCCCAGTAGGACTCGATCGCGCGCTTGAGCTCGCGCCGCGGCCCGATCCGCGGGAGCCCGAGAACCGTTGCGGTGAAGGGGTTCTGCGATGTGACAGTCACGGTTGTCTCCAGTGCTGGGAAGCCACGGGTCACCGCCGACAGAGCAGACGGAGCCCGAGTTGCTTTGCCGCACCGGGTCGTCCGGTGTGCGCACTGGTGTCCGCCCGCCCGATCCACGAGGCGGTGGCCGCCGGATACGGCGTATCCGGCACAGCCGGCAGGTCTTCGGACTTGCGGGCGCGGCCCCTGGAGCCACCTACTGGCCGTCGCTTCCCAGGCTCGTGCCCAGTGCCGATGACGGCGGTCGTTCCCGTATACCGCTGCGGGACAGTCCCGGATTCCCACCGGGTTCCCTCTCGCCGATCCGTGCGGATCGGTTTCGGCGCTGCGGACGACGCTCGGGGCTCCAACTCGTCGGCGCAGCGAACCAGCTGCGTTCTGAGCATAAGCCACGACGCGGCCGTTTCTATTCCGAAGGGCCCTATTTCAAGACTGGGCGGTCGTTTCGGGTTGCGCCCGGCCCCGAAGTCACTACGGTATTTCCGACTCGAAGATTGTTCGAACAGTGGGATCGTCCGGGGAAGTGGTCAACGTGTCAGAGCCGACAGTGTCCGTCGTCGTGCCCGCGTACCTGCGCGGCCGGGCCGGGCTGGAGCTGCTCGACGTGCAGCTCGCGGCGCTCGCCGAGCAGCGGGACGCGCCGGAGTTCGAGGTGCTCGTCGCCGACAACGACTCCCCGGTCGATGTGCGGGCCCATCTGGCCGAGCATCCGCTGCGGGAGTCGTTGCGATTACGCCATATCGAGGCGACCGCGGTGCGCGGCGCCTCCTATGCCCGCAATGCCGGGGCGGCGAGCGCGACGGGGGAGTACGTCCTGTTCTGCGATCACGACGACCGGGTGTATCCGGAGTGGATCGCGCGGCTGGTCGGCTTCCTCGGCGAGGGCTACGACGTGGTCGGCTCCGCGGTCGAGGGCCGCACGCTCAATGCCGCCAATCCGCGCGGCGCCGTCGAGCTGCCCGCCCCCGAGAACTTCCAGTCGCCGGGCGTGTTCGCGCCGCAGATCGTCGGGTGCAGCATGGGGGTGCGCGCCGCGGTCTATCGCAAACTGGGCGGTCTGGACACCAGTTACGCGGCCAACGAGGACATCGAATTCGGTTGGCGCGCACACCGGGAGGGATACCGGGTCGGATTCCTGCCGGAGGCGCTGGTGGCCTACCGATACCGGCGCGGGCTGCGCGCGGGGTACCGGCAGGGGCGCCCGCGCGGTGTCGGGTTGGCTCGGCTGCACGCCGAATTTCCGGGGAACGGGTTGCCGGAACCCCGATTGCCGCTGCTGCTGCTCAGCCTCGCGGCGGTCTCGGCCAACCTCCGCCTCACCGGAGAAGAGCGTGGTCTATTGCTCGGGATCACCATGGGGCAGCTGCTCGGGGGGATGCGCTACCGCACGTTGCACTGGTGGTAACCGCCCGGTTGCCGGGGGTATGTCCGGAGTGTGAGGTTCGCTGCGAAGCCCGCATTCGCTACGCGGCCATAGTCGGTGTCCGGGTACCTTGATCCAATGTTCTCGAAAGTGCTGGTCGCCAACCGCGGTGAGATCGCGATCCGAGCGTTCCGCGCCGCCTACGAACTCGGCGTCGGGACCGTCGCGGTCTTTCCCTACGAGGATCGCAACTCGGTGCATCGGCTCAAGGCCGACGAGTCCTATCAGATCGGCGTCCCCGGTCACCCGGTGCGGGCGTATCTCTCCATCGACGAGATCATCAAGGCCGCCCAGACCGCCGGGGCCGACGCCGTCTACCCCGGTTACGGCTTTCTGTCCGAGAATCCGGACCTGGCCGCGGCGTGCGTGCGCGAGGGCATCACCTTCATCGGGCCCTCTGCCGAGGTGCTGGAACTGACCGGCAACAAGGCCCGCGCCATCGCCGCCGCCAAGGCCGCCGGGCTGCCGGTGCTGAACTCGAGCGCCCCCTCCGCCGAGGTGGACGAGCTGCTGACCGCGTCCGAGTCGATGCAGTTCCCGGTCTTCGTCAAGGCCGTCGCCGGTGGCGGCGGGCGCGGCATGCGCCGGGTCGCCGAGCGCGAGCAGTTGCGCGAGTCGATCGAGGCCGCCATGCGCGAGGCCGAATCGGCGTTCGGCGACCCCACGGTGTTCCTGGAGCAGGCGGTGGTCAACCCCCGCCACATCGAGGTGCAGATCCTCGCCGACCAGCACGGCAACGTCATGCACCTGTTCGAGCGCGACTGCTCGCTGCAGCGGCGGCACCAGAAGGTGATCGAGCTCGCGCCCGCGCCGAACCTGGATCCCGCACTGCGCGAACGCATCTGCGCCGACGCGGTGGCCTTCGCCCGGGAGATCGGTTACAGCTGCGCGGGAACCGTGGAATTCCTGCTCGACGAGCGCGGCAACCACGTGTTCATCGAGATGAATCCGCGAATCCAGGTGGAGCACACGGTGACCGAGGAGATCACCGATGTCGACCTGGTGCAGGCGCAGCTGCGCATCGCGGCCGGGCGGACGCTGGAAGAGCTGGGCCTGAGCCAGGATTCGGTCTCGATCCACGGCGCCGCGCTGCAGTGCCGCATCACCACCGAGGACCCGGCCAACGGCTTCCGGCCCGACACCGGGCGCATCACCGCCTACCGCAGCCCGGGCGGCGGCGGCATCCGCCTGGACGGCGGCGCCAATCTGGGTGCCGAGGTCGGCGCCTACTTCGACTCCATGCTGGTGAAGCTGACCTGCCGCGGCCGGGACTTCGGCGCGGCGGTGGCGCGGGCGCGGCGGGCGGTCGCCGAGTTCCGCATTCGCGGTGTGGCGACCAATATTCCGTTCCTGCAGGCGGTGCTCGACGACCAGGACTTCCGGGACGGGCGGGTCACCACCTCGTTCATCGACGAGCGCCCGCACCTGCTGACCCAGCGCGGCTCGGCCGACCGGGGCACCAAGATCCTGCGCTACCTCGCCGACGTCACCGTGAACAAGCCGCACGGCCAGCGGCCGACGGCGGTGTACCCGCACGACAAGCTGCCGCCGCTGGATCTGACCGTGCCGCCGCCGGACGGCTCGCGGCAGCGGCTGTTGCGACTGGGCCCCGAGGGTTTCGCGCGGTCGCTGCGCGAACAGCGGGCGGTCGGCGTCACCGACACCACCTTCCGCGACGCGCACCAGTCGCTGCTGGCGACCCGGGTGCGGACCAACGGTCTGCTCGAGGCCGCCGAGTACGTGGCGCGGATGACGCCGGAGCTGCTGTCCATCGAATGCTGGGGCGGCGCAACCTATGACGTGGCGCTGCGGTTCCTCTACGAGGACCCGTGGGAGCGGTTGGCCGCGCTGCGCGAGACGGTGCCCAATATCTGCCTGCAGATGCTGCTGCGCGGGCGCAATACCGTCGGCTACACCCCGTACCCGGAGCAGGTCACGCGCGCGTTCGTGTCCGAGGCCACCGCGACCGGTATCGACATCTTCCGCATCTTCGACGCCCTCAACAATGTCGACCAGATGCGGCCCGCCATCGATGCCGTCCGCGAAACCGGCACGGCCATCGCGGAAGTCGCGCTCAGCTACACCGGCGACCTGTCCGACCCGAACGAGGACCTCTACACCCTCGACTACTACCTGAAGCTGGCCGAGCAGATCGTGGCGGCCGGGGCGCACGTCATCGGCATCAAGGACATGGCCGGGCTGCTGCGCGCACCGGCCGCCCACACCCTGGTCACCGCGCTGCGCAGCAACTTCGACCTGCCGG contains:
- a CDS encoding EamA family transporter, which translates into the protein MVAIDFGWARKPALPWGFSRSAARQRVGGVPPTVLVLAGIVSVQVGAAVAKQLFAATGPAGAVSLRLFFAGVVLLVCWRSSLRIERRALPVVLAYGAILAVMNLAFYEAIDRIPLGMAVTLEFLGPLVVALAHSRRWIDPVWAVLAGGGVLLLTHADGPVLWTGVLFALAAGACWGSYILVGAKLGERTSGGGGLAIAMAFGGLLSAPMGILGAGASLLQPSVLLAGFGVALLSSVVPYSVELEALRRIPPRVFGVLMSLEPAVAALAGLVVLGQLMNFAQWAGIACVVAASAGATRTGR
- a CDS encoding short-chain fatty acyl-CoA regulator family protein, which gives rise to MRKMYAGARLRRLREERRMTQAALAKSLELSPSYLNQLERDQRPLTVPVLLKLNSTFDLDVQFFAADSDARLVSDLHEVLVEAAGGTPPPAAEVEDLASRLPEVARTIVAMHRRLRAATDQLDLLSSKVATPTGAPGVPMPYEDVRDFFYDHHNHIAQLDLAAERLFEECGLSIGSLDRQLARVAEERAGVTVLVRGDGADPSIPKRHFEPETRVLTLARRLRPGQRAFQISTTLAFLLYGKMLDEVLAETPSLTGESRALARVGLANYFAGALILPYGKFLRSAEELHYDIDLLGLRFEVGFETVCHRLSTLQRQGQRGVPFFFVRTDRAGNISKRQSATAFHFSRVGGSCPLWVVHDAFAHPGRILTQVAAMPDGRRYLWTARTTGPGPHGFGTATKEFAVGLGCDIEYADRLVYSKGLQLDEPAAAVPIGAGCKVCERSACPQRAFPQIGRPLAVGENTSVDLPYPRATR
- a CDS encoding DUF1737 domain-containing protein — protein: MTDAQPPRYRVITGPDDAAFCERVSTILDSGYRLYGSPAVTFDGTNVIVAQAVIRDSDETD
- the metE gene encoding 5-methyltetrahydropteroyltriglutamate--homocysteine S-methyltransferase is translated as MTVTSQNPFTATVLGLPRIGPRRELKRAIESYWAGRIDAAELRAVGRTLRRDQLTALAAAGLDSIPVGTFSHYDQMLDTAVLFGALPPRVAGIADPLDRYFAAARGAQSIEPLEMTKWFDTNYHYLVPEIGPDTVFTLHPDKLLVELTEAQELGVAARPVVIGPLTFLKLAKGVDGVAPLNRLPELLPLYRDLLRQLAAAGAQWVQIDEPAVVTDLTEAELSLLLETYADLTAAPDRPKLLVATYFGDPGPALAALASTSVDGVAVDFTSGTTVSDVASVPALSGKLLVAGVVDGRNVWRTDLDGALTTLGTLLGSAGALAVSSSSSLLHVPYSLDAEPDLDPVLRSWLAFGAEKVAEVRALATALRDGTDAIADELAAARAAARSRRTDARLRNDAVRARLDSLGPEAIHRAPADERRALQRDRLRLPLLPTTTIGSYPQTGAIRLARAALRKGELTAEQYHERMRAEIADVVALQEKLGLDVLVHGEPERNDMVQYFAEQLDGFAATANGWVQSYGTRCVRPPILFGDVVRREPMTVEWIGYAQSLTDKPVKGMLTGPVTILAWSFVRDDQPLAETARQVALAIRDETVDLQGAGIRVVQVDEPALRELLPLRAEAKQAYLDWAVAAFRLATSGVSDATQIHTHLCYSEFGEVIGAIAALDADVTSIEAARSRMEVLDDLNAVGFHLGVGPGVYDIHSPRVPSVEEITASLRAALKAVPAERLWVNPDCGLKTRGPAEVEQSLRNMVAAAQAVR
- a CDS encoding glycosyltransferase, coding for MSEPTVSVVVPAYLRGRAGLELLDVQLAALAEQRDAPEFEVLVADNDSPVDVRAHLAEHPLRESLRLRHIEATAVRGASYARNAGAASATGEYVLFCDHDDRVYPEWIARLVGFLGEGYDVVGSAVEGRTLNAANPRGAVELPAPENFQSPGVFAPQIVGCSMGVRAAVYRKLGGLDTSYAANEDIEFGWRAHREGYRVGFLPEALVAYRYRRGLRAGYRQGRPRGVGLARLHAEFPGNGLPEPRLPLLLLSLAAVSANLRLTGEERGLLLGITMGQLLGGMRYRTLHWW
- a CDS encoding pyruvate carboxylase, which produces MFSKVLVANRGEIAIRAFRAAYELGVGTVAVFPYEDRNSVHRLKADESYQIGVPGHPVRAYLSIDEIIKAAQTAGADAVYPGYGFLSENPDLAAACVREGITFIGPSAEVLELTGNKARAIAAAKAAGLPVLNSSAPSAEVDELLTASESMQFPVFVKAVAGGGGRGMRRVAEREQLRESIEAAMREAESAFGDPTVFLEQAVVNPRHIEVQILADQHGNVMHLFERDCSLQRRHQKVIELAPAPNLDPALRERICADAVAFAREIGYSCAGTVEFLLDERGNHVFIEMNPRIQVEHTVTEEITDVDLVQAQLRIAAGRTLEELGLSQDSVSIHGAALQCRITTEDPANGFRPDTGRITAYRSPGGGGIRLDGGANLGAEVGAYFDSMLVKLTCRGRDFGAAVARARRAVAEFRIRGVATNIPFLQAVLDDQDFRDGRVTTSFIDERPHLLTQRGSADRGTKILRYLADVTVNKPHGQRPTAVYPHDKLPPLDLTVPPPDGSRQRLLRLGPEGFARSLREQRAVGVTDTTFRDAHQSLLATRVRTNGLLEAAEYVARMTPELLSIECWGGATYDVALRFLYEDPWERLAALRETVPNICLQMLLRGRNTVGYTPYPEQVTRAFVSEATATGIDIFRIFDALNNVDQMRPAIDAVRETGTAIAEVALSYTGDLSDPNEDLYTLDYYLKLAEQIVAAGAHVIGIKDMAGLLRAPAAHTLVTALRSNFDLPVHVHTHDTPGGQLATYLAAWQAGADAVDGASAPMAGTTSQPALSAIVAAAAHSPYDTGIDLQKVCDLEPYWEALRKGYAPFESGLPGPTGRVYHHEIPGGQLSNLRQQAIALGLGDRFEEVEAKYAAADRLLGRLVKVTPSSKVVGDLALALVGSGVDVEDFARDPGRYDIPDSVIGFLRGELGTPAGGWPEPFRSKALAGRGPAKPETALSPADDAALRGSSQQRRETLNRLLFPGPTAEFLAHREKYGDTSGLSANQFFYGLRHGEEHRVQLEKGVTLLIGLEAISEPDERGMRTVMCILNGQLRPVTVRDRSIASEVPTAEKADKTNPGQVAAPFAGVVTLVVAEGETIAAGDTIGTIEAMKMEAAITAPRGGVVRRVAIGKVQQVEGGDLLVEVSLTEAAAE